TTGAACTGGAAAGCCTTGTATTAAATATACTCTACCATAATTATGTACATTACCTTGAACATTTTGTAAGGCCCtaaaattatcattatcaCTGCTATTATAATCTGgtgttgttttttttaacatattataaaacttTAACATTGTTTCAGTTGATATAGGTAAAGATTTTTTGGCAACTTTCCAATGAACATTTTCACTACAATCGGGTGTAGTTGAAGATCCATgatatgcaaaaaattcCATACTTTTCATATTTAGCATCATCAATACTGAGTTTAAATTTAGGGGTACCTTCAGATCCACCAATGTCGGGTCTATTAAATGGGgtgcaaatataaatttaaaaaatttaaacaaaatgaaaatgaagaaacattaaaaattggaaaataaGTAAAGGGGGAATAAATCATATTAATgatgttattatattgctacacatttttatgaaaaataagtgaatatattttcttaccTGAACCAACAGGAATATTTTGGGTTCCCtctaaaattgtttttaaaaactttTCCGAAGGgagttttttaaaattattaattgtaGAATTATCAATTTCAGCACTTGAAAAAGTAATGGAAATAACCTGATATTGGtttattctttttgtatttttaccATTTCTACCTAGttgaatattattatatgatttaCTTCGTTTGTTCcgctttttgttttttgtattttggTGACCTAAATGAGGGTTTGATAAACTATTCCTTAAGAatgttaaaatatatgaatgctggatatttgtttcattattttttttttgattttttttctttcccAAAATTCCATTCCATTTACTTTCATCATAATCATATATCTCATTGGTACTGTGATAAATTTGCATTTCTATATGCCTCCTATTTCCAGATCCTTCAAATGTATGTTCACTGGGTGaatgaaaattaatatgatgagaataaaatatagctGGTTCATCAGTAGTAAATAAAACACCAAAAggaattatttcattattcgatgcttttattttaaacatattattttgtctatttataataattttatttattaaattttcataataataaaatatatcaccTTTAAACCATGGtctattataattattccatgaatattcatcattatcataaaatgcatttaaataaaaatcggataaattttttaactctctttcttttaatgtatgcatatgtaaATCTACAGGGGATtgatattttccatttttgcATACTCCTACGTCCCAATTCACTCCCTGCTTAGAATAATCAAACGataaattatcattatctTGAGTAGTATCactttttgtattattttcctcATTTCGATGGTCTTCAATTTGTTTATCGTCTCTCCAGCCTGCATACTCTTTATTGCTTGCACCGTTTTTATCGTCCGTCCAGCCTGCATACCCTTTATTACTTGCACTGTTTTTATCGTCCATCCAGCTTATATACTCTTTATTACTTGCACTGTTTTTATCTTCTACCCCATCTATATAGCTTCTATTGCCTGCACTGTTTTTATCTTCCATTCCACCTGTATAGCCTCTATTATCGGACCTTTTTTTGTCTTCTATCCAATCTGCATACTCTTTATTATCTGCCCTTTTCTTATCTTCCATGTCTTCCGATTGCATATCCTCAAAGTGCTTTCTTTTATTCTCCTCAAAGTTATTATCCacattttcaaaatcaTCATATTCATTGTATTTATCAAATTGTGTATCCTTTATTTCTTCTGgctttttttccatttcattttttagaGAAAATTCATTcctttcattttcattttggcTCTCTGATTGTTTGTCATTATAATTGGAGTGATACTGCCAGTTgtcattattatcatcatttccTTCGTTGCTTCTTTGAATATTTGGATTATCTTTATCTCCATTTATTTCAATATTCCAATGCCTTgcatctttatttatatctggATTATCGTCTTTATGTTCTTTAATTTCATATTCAACTATTGGACCAGAACTTAAGTCATCCATAATATTATCTGGTAACTCAAATAATATTCGACCTACATAATTATTAGACACTACATGATCACAAAAACAGAATACAATGGAAaggaatataatatgtttcatttttatattttatttatataatatgcttTGAGCAAACACTTGTCTTTTTCACATTGACAAAATTGACTAatcatatatgtgtatatgtaaatatgttaatatttgaaaaaaggaatataccatagatatatttatatatttgtgatCCTTTGACATAGTTATTTTGCCATGCTTTTTTGACGATGTCTTATCATGAAACAttccaaaaatatatatataagcaaACGGAAAAATAAACCAAAGTAATGTAAAGTAAAACTAtcgtttattatattctcccttattttgtaaagcatataaaataaaacagaaataaaatatatgtggaTGCATCTTGGTGCATAAGGGCTTGCTATATAGGACACGATTGAAAGACACTTTTAAGCATCGAAcaagatatatttaatacttCAAATGTGTTAactataaaattgtaaacAAAATTGTAGATATATAGGGATATACCTAatcaatatatacatataaaatttgacAACCGTTTTCTCTAGTACTTAAGACAGGCTAGATAAATGGGCTTAATTATTACATGgattaataatt
This sequence is a window from Plasmodium chabaudi chabaudi strain AS genome assembly, chromosome: 7. Protein-coding genes within it:
- a CDS encoding carbonic anhydrase, putative codes for the protein MKHIIFLSIVFCFCDHVVSNNYVGRILFELPDNIMDDLSSGPIVEYEIKEHKDDNPDINKDARHWNIEINGDKDNPNIQRSNEGNDDNNDNWQYHSNYNDKQSESQNENERNEFSLKNEMEKKPEEIKDTQFDKYNEYDDFENVDNNFEENKRKHFEDMQSEDMEDKKRADNKEYADWIEDKKRSDNRGYTGGMEDKNSAGNRSYIDGVEDKNSASNKEYISWMDDKNSASNKGYAGWTDDKNGASNKEYAGWRDDKQIEDHRNEENNTKSDTTQDNDNLSFDYSKQGVNWDVGVCKNGKYQSPVDLHMHTLKERELKNLSDFYLNAFYDNDEYSWNNYNRPWFKGDIFYYYENLINKIIINRQNNMFKIKASNNEIIPFGVLFTTDEPAIFYSHHINFHSPSEHTFEGSGNRRHIEMQIYHSTNEIYDYDESKWNGILGKKKNQKKNNETNIQHSYILTFLRNSLSNPHLGHQNTKNKKRNKRSKSYNNIQLGRNGKNTKRINQYQVISITFSSAEIDNSTINNFKKLPSEKFLKTILEGTQNIPVGSDPTLVDLKVPLNLNSVLMMLNMKSMEFFAYHGSSTTPDCSENVHWKVAKKSLPISTETMLKFYNMLKKTTPDYNSSDNDNFRALQNVQGNVHNYGRVYLIQGFPVQLLISSILTTSEDKTVIENIKQAYSKSNGNYIYFNFIFLLLIFMYLQNY